In the genome of Hydractinia symbiolongicarpus strain clone_291-10 chromosome 5, HSymV2.1, whole genome shotgun sequence, one region contains:
- the LOC130644161 gene encoding coiled-coil domain-containing protein 186-like isoform X1: protein MSSNSLNGWSTPKKMDEVEFVPLTPQDATGFHKYSNDTHENLATPFTAKKLSSPRSQKRIFQSCPSISEKVEIIHQQTDDMVQKVIHNTNKTVGYVSPYKATKKILTPCEKFLDKTTDRKDYGSSRSGLSIQSYTKRMSPSQAAQCQDLFSAKDEIIEQKDIIMQKQKMIITQLRQTNIELEELLVQKEHQIQSNSNEKFTLHLQEYQYQVSHLKQQLVEAKSVKQAEVEKLQRKLGEREYELGKLGIKLKEMEINNSSDVTVIKKELDEKVQELKLKQAKTDKLLQDFKVTKQENAKLQSYLEELPTAEEFKKLRKEVKNCHQEKEDIQEKKEVVHKRYKEIKTEYQNKDIECKKLQRLNTELHDQISSLSNILGKYRARDKLGPVAIEDHEKLKQENDILKKEREDLKHSLEKRHKKMNRLHYEFLSKQKLFDEDKLQQKETLTLLKEELQEKSVTISKLSARSQELLENNLDLQQDLIKYKETYTEEYQVKLKSLFKEISHCSDDVGSFVTLCASRMKGNDPSLNALLGLQDSPDKSSARLPGECETTDLEAVKLKLELLGGIRSHIEELRQMLSEQYAQEIGDNMCVTQ, encoded by the exons atgtccAGCAATTCATTGAATGGTTGGTCAACACCCAAGAAGATGGATGAAGTTGAATTTGTTCCATTGACTCCACAAGATGCTACAG GCTTCCACAAGTATTCCAATGATACACATGAAAATTTAGCCACTCCATTTACTGCAAAGAAATTATCGTCACCAAGATCTCAGAAGCGTATCTTTCAATCCTGTCCTAGTATCTCTGAGAAAGTTGAAATAATTCATCAGCAAACTGATGACATGGTACAGAAAGTGATACATAATACCAACAAAACTGTGGGTTATGTATCGCCATACAAAG CCACAAAGAAGATTTTAACACCCTGTGAAAAGTTTCTTGATAAAACAACAGATAGAAAGGATTATGGTAGCAGTCGAAGTGGTTTAAGTATACAATCCTACACTAAAAGGATGTCTCCATCACAAGCCGCTCAATGTCAAGATTTATTTTCTGCGAAAGATGAAATCATTGAGCAAAAAGATATTATTATGCAAAA GCAAAAAATGATAATCACTCAACTGCGTCAAACAAATATAGAACTGGAAGAGCTACTTGTTCAAAAAGAACATCAAATTCAATCAAACAGCAATGAAAAGTTTACGCTTCATTTACAAGAATACCAATATCAAGTTTCACACTTAAAACAACAACTAGTGGAAGCTAAATCAGTAAAACAAGCTGAAGTTGAAAAGTTGCAAAGAAAGCTTGG tGAAAGAGAATATGAACTTGGTAAACTTGGAATAAAGTTAAAagaaatggaaataaataaTTCATCTGATGTTACAGTTATAAAAAAAGAG TTAGATGAAAAAGTTCAAGAACTTAAACTGAAACAAGCAAAGACAGACAAACTTTTGCAAGATTTTAAAGTTACCAA acaagAAAACGCTAAATTACAATCTTACCTTGAAGAACTACCTACTGCCgaagagtttaaaaaattacggAAAGAG GTTAAAAATTGTCATCAGGAAAAAGAAGACATACAAGAGAAAAAAGAAGTTGTACATAAAAGATATAAAGAGATTAAAACTGAATACCAAAACAAA GATATAGAATGTAAGAAGCTACAGAGGTTAAATACAGAACTTCATGATCAAATTTCCAG TCTTAGTAATATTCTCGGAAAGTATCGTGCCCGTGATAAACTTGGTCCTGTTGCGATTGAAGATCATGAAAAACTAAAGCAAGagaatgatattttaaaaaaggaaagggAAGATTTAAAGCAT TCACTGGAAAAGCGTCACAAAAAAATGAATCGACTGCATTATGAATTTCTAAGTAAACAAAAATTGTTTGATGAAGATAAGTTGCAACAGAAGGAAACTTTAACTTTGTTAAAAGAAGAATTGCAAGAAAAAAGCGTTACTATTTCAAAG CTTTCTGCAAGGTCTCAAGAATTGCTGGAAAATAACCTTGACTTACAACAAGATCTCATTAAG TATAAAGAAACATATACAGAAGAATATCAAGTAAAGCTGAAGTCATTATTTAAAGAG ATATCTCATTGTTCTGATGATGTTGGGTCATTTGTTACGTTATGTGCTTCTAGAATGAAAGGAAATGACCCTAGTTTAAATGCATTACTTGGTTTACAAG ATTCACCGGACAAAAGTAGTGCTCGTCTACCAGGCGAATGCGAAACAACAGATTTAGAAgcagtaaaattaaaacttgaaTTATTAGGTGGTATACGAAGCCATATCGAGGAGTTACGACAGATGCTCTCAGAACAATATGCACAAGAAATTGGTGATAACATGTGTGTCACTCAATAG
- the LOC130644161 gene encoding coiled-coil domain-containing protein 186-like isoform X2 codes for MVQKVIHNTNKTVGYVSPYKATKKILTPCEKFLDKTTDRKDYGSSRSGLSIQSYTKRMSPSQAAQCQDLFSAKDEIIEQKDIIMQKQKMIITQLRQTNIELEELLVQKEHQIQSNSNEKFTLHLQEYQYQVSHLKQQLVEAKSVKQAEVEKLQRKLGEREYELGKLGIKLKEMEINNSSDVTVIKKELDEKVQELKLKQAKTDKLLQDFKVTKQENAKLQSYLEELPTAEEFKKLRKEVKNCHQEKEDIQEKKEVVHKRYKEIKTEYQNKDIECKKLQRLNTELHDQISSLSNILGKYRARDKLGPVAIEDHEKLKQENDILKKEREDLKHSLEKRHKKMNRLHYEFLSKQKLFDEDKLQQKETLTLLKEELQEKSVTISKLSARSQELLENNLDLQQDLIKYKETYTEEYQVKLKSLFKEISHCSDDVGSFVTLCASRMKGNDPSLNALLGLQDSPDKSSARLPGECETTDLEAVKLKLELLGGIRSHIEELRQMLSEQYAQEIGDNMCVTQ; via the exons ATGGTACAGAAAGTGATACATAATACCAACAAAACTGTGGGTTATGTATCGCCATACAAAG CCACAAAGAAGATTTTAACACCCTGTGAAAAGTTTCTTGATAAAACAACAGATAGAAAGGATTATGGTAGCAGTCGAAGTGGTTTAAGTATACAATCCTACACTAAAAGGATGTCTCCATCACAAGCCGCTCAATGTCAAGATTTATTTTCTGCGAAAGATGAAATCATTGAGCAAAAAGATATTATTATGCAAAA GCAAAAAATGATAATCACTCAACTGCGTCAAACAAATATAGAACTGGAAGAGCTACTTGTTCAAAAAGAACATCAAATTCAATCAAACAGCAATGAAAAGTTTACGCTTCATTTACAAGAATACCAATATCAAGTTTCACACTTAAAACAACAACTAGTGGAAGCTAAATCAGTAAAACAAGCTGAAGTTGAAAAGTTGCAAAGAAAGCTTGG tGAAAGAGAATATGAACTTGGTAAACTTGGAATAAAGTTAAAagaaatggaaataaataaTTCATCTGATGTTACAGTTATAAAAAAAGAG TTAGATGAAAAAGTTCAAGAACTTAAACTGAAACAAGCAAAGACAGACAAACTTTTGCAAGATTTTAAAGTTACCAA acaagAAAACGCTAAATTACAATCTTACCTTGAAGAACTACCTACTGCCgaagagtttaaaaaattacggAAAGAG GTTAAAAATTGTCATCAGGAAAAAGAAGACATACAAGAGAAAAAAGAAGTTGTACATAAAAGATATAAAGAGATTAAAACTGAATACCAAAACAAA GATATAGAATGTAAGAAGCTACAGAGGTTAAATACAGAACTTCATGATCAAATTTCCAG TCTTAGTAATATTCTCGGAAAGTATCGTGCCCGTGATAAACTTGGTCCTGTTGCGATTGAAGATCATGAAAAACTAAAGCAAGagaatgatattttaaaaaaggaaagggAAGATTTAAAGCAT TCACTGGAAAAGCGTCACAAAAAAATGAATCGACTGCATTATGAATTTCTAAGTAAACAAAAATTGTTTGATGAAGATAAGTTGCAACAGAAGGAAACTTTAACTTTGTTAAAAGAAGAATTGCAAGAAAAAAGCGTTACTATTTCAAAG CTTTCTGCAAGGTCTCAAGAATTGCTGGAAAATAACCTTGACTTACAACAAGATCTCATTAAG TATAAAGAAACATATACAGAAGAATATCAAGTAAAGCTGAAGTCATTATTTAAAGAG ATATCTCATTGTTCTGATGATGTTGGGTCATTTGTTACGTTATGTGCTTCTAGAATGAAAGGAAATGACCCTAGTTTAAATGCATTACTTGGTTTACAAG ATTCACCGGACAAAAGTAGTGCTCGTCTACCAGGCGAATGCGAAACAACAGATTTAGAAgcagtaaaattaaaacttgaaTTATTAGGTGGTATACGAAGCCATATCGAGGAGTTACGACAGATGCTCTCAGAACAATATGCACAAGAAATTGGTGATAACATGTGTGTCACTCAATAG